The proteins below come from a single candidate division WOR-3 bacterium genomic window:
- the rpsB gene encoding 30S ribosomal protein S2, with protein sequence MNGQVITIKELLEAGVHFGHRARRWNPKMKPYIFGRKNDIFIIDLEKTLEYLRKACDVVRRTVEMGQDILFVGTKPQAKPIIEEEAKRCGAFYVNERWVGGLFTNFEVVSKRIHRMIELERLLSAERLDGYTKKERLNLEREYKKLYKIFNGVREMDRLPGILYVVDVVREATPIAEARRMKIPIVAMIDTNGDPEKVDYPIPSNDDALRSIKLITKLIADSVLEGRKGFEDLEAQSATEEESEV encoded by the coding sequence GTGAACGGGCAAGTAATCACGATCAAAGAGCTATTAGAAGCTGGGGTGCATTTTGGACATCGGGCCCGCCGTTGGAATCCCAAGATGAAACCATACATTTTCGGCCGCAAAAATGATATTTTCATTATTGATTTAGAAAAAACCTTAGAATACTTAAGAAAAGCCTGTGATGTAGTGCGTCGGACCGTGGAAATGGGACAGGACATTTTGTTCGTTGGCACCAAGCCCCAAGCCAAACCAATCATTGAAGAAGAAGCCAAACGTTGCGGAGCATTTTATGTTAACGAACGCTGGGTTGGCGGCCTCTTCACTAATTTTGAGGTTGTCTCTAAAAGAATTCATCGGATGATCGAACTGGAGCGGCTGCTCTCAGCTGAGCGTCTTGATGGCTATACTAAAAAGGAACGATTAAATTTAGAGCGTGAGTATAAGAAACTCTATAAAATATTTAACGGGGTTCGAGAAATGGACCGTCTACCCGGAATTCTGTATGTAGTTGATGTGGTACGGGAGGCAACACCAATTGCTGAAGCCCGCCGTATGAAAATCCCAATTGTGGCGATGATTGATACCAATGGTGATCCTGAAAAAGTTGATTACCCAATCCCAAGTAATGATGATGCTTTGCGCTCAATAAAATTAATCACTAAGTTAATTGCTGACTCGGTCCTCGAAGGTAGAAAGGGTTTTGAGGATCTTGAGGCCCAGTCAGCAACCGAGGAGGAGAGTGAAGTATGA
- the rpsI gene encoding 30S ribosomal protein S9 encodes MQTNLFAVGSRKTATAKVWLAVGNGEIKINNRSAKDYLGRDDLLKLINTPFKVLGLENQYNVVAKVRGGGLSAQAGAIALGIARALVLSNEEFRKPLKDAGLLKRDPREKERMKYGLAKRRKSFQWTKR; translated from the coding sequence CGACCGCAAAGGTTTGGTTGGCTGTAGGTAACGGCGAAATCAAAATTAATAACCGAAGCGCCAAAGATTATTTGGGTCGCGATGATTTATTAAAGTTAATTAACACGCCATTTAAGGTTCTAGGCCTTGAAAATCAATATAATGTAGTAGCCAAAGTACGTGGTGGTGGTCTGTCAGCTCAAGCCGGGGCGATCGCCTTAGGAATCGCTCGAGCCTTGGTCTTAAGTAACGAAGAATTTCGTAAACCGCTGAAAGATGCTGGCTTACTCAAACGAGATCCGCGCGAGAAAGAACGTATGAAATATGGTCTAGCAAAACGCCGCAAGAGCTTCCAGTGGACGAAACGATAG